A single window of Jeotgalibacillus haloalkalitolerans DNA harbors:
- the hemA gene encoding glutamyl-tRNA reductase produces the protein MHILVVGLNYKTAPVEMRERLSFQEADLSKAMTELQSRKSILENVIVSTCNRTEIYAVVDQLHTGRYYIKQFLADWFNLDKDEFSPYLFIYEKDGAMEHLFKVSCGLDSMIVGETQILGQVRKSFFTGQENGTTGTVFNELFKQAVTLAKKAHSETDIASNAVSVSYAAVELAKKIFGDLNKKHVLILGAGKMGELAIQNLQGSGATRVTVINRTFEKAAALADKFSGNAKELRELQCALIEADILITSTGAQEALISKEMMTDVERMRKGRPFFMVDIAVPRDLDPAINELDNVFLYDIDDLEGIVQANLEERKQAAEQIGLMVEEAIVAFKEWLNMLGVVPVISELREKALAIQAETMESIERKMPSLTDRERKVLNKHTKSIINQLLKDPILQAKELAALPDGDEKLELFKQIFNLTQETERREKTAESVKLEPQLSLQS, from the coding sequence ATGCACATTTTAGTGGTAGGTTTGAATTACAAAACGGCCCCTGTAGAGATGAGAGAGCGTCTTTCTTTCCAGGAAGCGGATCTTAGTAAAGCAATGACGGAGCTTCAGTCCCGTAAGAGTATACTGGAGAACGTCATCGTTTCGACGTGTAATCGTACTGAGATATATGCAGTAGTGGATCAGCTTCACACAGGTCGTTATTATATAAAACAATTTTTAGCTGACTGGTTTAACCTGGACAAGGATGAATTTAGTCCCTATCTGTTTATTTACGAGAAAGATGGTGCAATGGAGCACCTGTTCAAAGTAAGCTGTGGACTTGATTCAATGATCGTGGGAGAAACACAAATCCTCGGTCAGGTACGAAAAAGCTTCTTTACAGGTCAGGAAAATGGTACGACTGGTACTGTTTTTAATGAACTATTTAAACAGGCTGTAACGCTGGCGAAAAAAGCACATTCAGAAACTGATATTGCATCCAATGCGGTATCTGTATCTTATGCTGCTGTTGAACTGGCTAAAAAGATATTCGGAGATTTAAATAAAAAACACGTACTGATTCTCGGTGCTGGTAAAATGGGTGAGCTTGCAATCCAGAACCTGCAGGGAAGCGGTGCCACAAGAGTGACCGTGATTAATCGCACATTTGAAAAAGCTGCTGCACTTGCAGACAAATTTTCAGGTAATGCCAAAGAACTGCGGGAGCTTCAGTGTGCACTGATAGAGGCAGATATTCTGATCACTTCAACTGGTGCTCAGGAAGCGTTAATCAGTAAAGAGATGATGACGGATGTAGAAAGAATGCGTAAAGGCCGTCCATTCTTTATGGTTGATATTGCTGTGCCACGGGACCTTGATCCTGCCATCAACGAATTAGATAATGTATTTCTTTATGATATTGATGATCTTGAAGGAATTGTTCAGGCGAACCTTGAAGAGCGCAAACAGGCAGCTGAACAGATCGGTCTTATGGTAGAAGAAGCAATTGTTGCATTTAAAGAATGGCTGAATATGCTTGGTGTTGTTCCTGTTATCTCTGAGCTGCGCGAAAAAGCATTGGCAATTCAGGCGGAAACAATGGAAAGCATTGAACGCAAAATGCCAAGCCTGACAGACCGTGAGCGCAAAGTACTCAACAAACACACAAAGAGTATTATTAACCAATTATTAAAAGATCCGATTTTGCAGGCAAAAGAACTGGCTGCATTACCTGACGGTGATGAAAAACTTGAGCTGTTCAAACAGATTTTTAATTTGACGCAGGAAACTGAACGTCGTGAAAAAACTGCTGAATCAGTAAAATTAGAGCCTCAGCTTTCACTGCAAAGTTGA